A part of Rattus rattus isolate New Zealand chromosome 6, Rrattus_CSIRO_v1, whole genome shotgun sequence genomic DNA contains:
- the Vhl gene encoding von Hippel-Lindau disease tumor suppressor: MPRKAASPEEAERMPGSEEAGRPRPVLRSVNSREPSQVIFCNRSPRVVLPLWLNFDGEPQPYPTLPPGTGRRIHSYRGHLWLFRDAGTHDGLLVNQTELFVPSLNVDGQPIFANITLPVYTLKERCLQVVRSLVKPENYRRLDIVRSLYEDLEDHPNVRKDIQRLTQEHLESQAPGEEPEGVH; the protein is encoded by the exons ATGCCCCGGAAGGCAGCTAGtccagaggaggcagaaaggatgcCGGGCTCTGAAGAGGCTGGGCGGCCGCGGCCGGTTTTACGCTCTGTGAACTCACGCGAACCCTCTCAGGTCATCTTCTGCAACCGCAGCCCGCGCGTCGTGCTGCCTTTGTGGCTCAACTTTGATGGTGAGCCTCAGCCCTACCCGACCTTACCACCGGGCACCGGCCGCCGCATCCACAGCTACCGAG GTCACCTTTGGCTCTTCAGGGATGCGGGGACCCATGATGGACTTCTGGTTAACCAAACGGAACTGTTTGTGCCATCCCTCAATGTTGATGGACAGCCTATTTTTGCCAACATCACATTGCCAG TGTATACCCTGAAAGAGCGGTGCCTTCAGGTTGTACGGAGCCTGGTCAAGCCTGAGAACTACAGGAGGCTGGACATCGTCAGGTCGCTCTATGAAGACTTGGAAGACCACCCAAATGTGCGGAAAGACATACAGCGGCTGACCCAAGAGCACCTCGAGAGTCAGGCCCCGGGAGAGGAGCCTGAAGGGGTCCACTGA
- the Fancd2os gene encoding FANCD2 opposite strand protein: MAGYQLWSPWTPLDESFQWHTTPTPSSKHPFRASPCFPHTPSDLEVQLCLQEVTLVLDSPLVESGESPKLPCHTSELRAVSNKKGVVRKPQPVRLSGVDSVFGRVITAQPPKWTGTFRVSDKSAFCKIISREHQWPTGLKEPQIQMTVTMCKQMLRSILLLYATYKKCTFALQHSK, from the coding sequence ATGGCAGGCTACCAGCTCTGGTCACCATGGACCCCACTGGATGAGAGCTTCCAATGGCATACAACACCTACTCCTTCCTCCAAACACCCTTTTAGGGCCTCTCCTTGCTTCCCCCACACCCCTTCCGACCTTGAAGTGCAGTTGTGCCTTCAAGAAGTCACACTTGTCCTAGACAGCCCTCTTGTGGAATCTGGAGAGAGCCCCAAGTTACCCTGTCACACATCAGAGCTCCGAGCCGTGAGTAACAAGAAAGGAGTGGTGAGGAAACCCCAGCCAGTCCGCCTCAGTGGAGTAGATTCTGTTTTTGGTAGGGTCATCACAGCCCAGCCACCCAAGTGGACTGGAACCTTCAGAGTTTCAGACAAGTCAGCCTTCTGCAAAATAATCAGCAGGGAGCACCAGTGGCCTACTGGACTCAAGGAGCCTCAGATCCAAATGACAGTGACTATGTGCAAACAGATGCTACGCTCAATCCTCCTGCTGTATGCGACTTACAAGAAGTGCACCTTTGCCTTGCAGCACTCCAAGTGA
- the Brk1 gene encoding protein BRICK1 yields MAGQEDPVQREIHQDWANREYIEIITSSIKKISDFLNSFDMSCRSRLATLNEKLTALERRIEYIEARVTKGETLT; encoded by the exons ATGGCGGGACAAGAGGATCCGGTGCAGCGAGAGATTCACCAGGACTGGGCGAACCGGGAGTACATTGAGATCATCACCAGCAGCATCAAGAAAATCTCGGACTTTCTCAACTCTTTCG ATATGTCTTGTCGTTCAAGACTCGCAACACTGAATGAGAAATTGACAGCCCTTGAACGGAGAATAGAGTACATTGAAGCGAGG GTGACAAAGGGTGAGACTCTCACCTAG